The nucleotide window CTTTCTTTCTAAAAATTCTCTTTCGTTTTTAGCAATACTCCAAAacaatattatcatattattgaatatttttaggATAGAATATGTTGTCATTAAGCATTGATTAATgtctctatatttatatatatcatcattatatttctttatttgtcATAGGCCCTATCAACTATAAATAGGTTTTTTCTATACATTATAAAGATTCACTCATATGAATAATGTATTTACGtcttatgggttttttttttttttttcatacatgaaattaaaacatatgaGTTATGGAACGTCgtaataattcaagaaaaaatcccCTCAGTCGAATGGCCTTAATTAAGAATGCAAATACAGAGTCTCGAATCCAAACAATTGATCTTTTACAACccattttacaattaattaatgcaatCATGCATGACAGCTCGTTTTTTAGGATgacattataaattattaatggaaCCAATATTAATGCATCAACAAAAGCACATGGCCatgcatatatagatatatatgtatatatatatttatatatatatatatatatattacttaaccTCAATAATTGAATACAATAAAAGCCaataataaaatgttcaaaGTTCATAAGAATCTCATAATGCACCACATGATAAACAAAACGCCATTGAAAATTAGGTCATGCATGCAGAGCGGCCAGCCGATCGAGGGACAAAAAAGGGTAGTGATCAAAGAGTCATGACAACAAGAAAATTGacattattgtatatatatatatatatatatatatatatatatatatatatatatatataatagttagaCAAGCCATGCATTGACCTTACGTActaataattaaacaaattacTCATACATGAACAAGATCAGCAACTTCGAtcttatacatattatatgaacatcttctatgtatatatattactgcTTCATGTTCCTAATTAACAATTCTCGAATACCTCtttcatcataaatatatatatatatatatatatatatatataaagaagaaaaaaaaatgctacaaacACATCCAAACTCCGAGCTGCAATGGTAGATGATCACCTTATGATGTTCTCTCAAGCTGATTATAGGCTAAGATTTCAAACACCACATGGCATTGCTTCATGATCAGCTTCTGTTCTTGCATTTCTCCACCGCCCTCGGTGCtgcaaaaatcaaataattgaaagagtaattttaccattatatatttataatcttttttgaAAAAGTCTTCTTGCAAGCGATTTCGCGCACTAAACTGTGtaccaatattaaatataaagtatCCGTTTAATGAAATGGTACGAATTGAAGACGGAAATGATTTTCGTGAGATAGatgatttcttcttctctcaaattttttttcttttattttttttaataaaaaaagttatgtacGTGAGAATTGGTACGCAGTTTGTTGTACCATACCGCTTGTACCTAGTAAGCCTCATCTTTTTTATAATCCTGTTTTAAATGAAGGGCGATTAtgttgtaaaaatttaaataaaatacaaatatatataaaagcgtTAATTAATCGAAGTTAGAGATATATATACTGACCAAGTCCTATGGCTTCGGATCCTTTCATTATCCGCAAGCGCTTGCATGAATCAACAAACATCCTTCAAAACGAAATTGAGAaggttaattaattaactaatgaACATATTTACCAGCAAAAAAAAATTCCCGGAAAGGTCCTAATTTATCTGGCGAAAATTAACCATGAGTACTTGCATCATTTTCCGGTAAATTTGGTACTTACTCCAGTGAAATTTTACATCGCCACAAAAATCCTATTATTTGCGACTATTTCATAATATCGCCTCGACATCAGCGGCGCTGAGTCGCTGACCGAAAAAAGTAGCCGGAAATACTTCTTAATTAGCTAGTTTTTCCGGCTACTAATTCTTGTTCCCGGAAAATAATTaccttttcttgtagtgtcagtactagtacatatatatatatatatagaatcgtATATGTAAATAACATATAACATGTAATCCTTAATCTTTTGGTCGTTGCAATGAAgaacaattaataattaagaacttACTCCCATGGCACATCTCCTACAAGCATCCAATCACCATCCTTATCTTCGTAAGCGGGCACGTACTCAGAACCATTCAACAAGTCTATCAATTTGCTCTCGTTCATGAAATCCTTTAATATTCCTTGTGACCCACAATTTCCTAATtcattcaaaaccaaaaattaatatatatattgtaccaTTAATATGGTTTAGTTTCTATAAATAATGCAAGAATtgccatacatgcatgcatataagggctcgtttggatagtgaaatgagatgagatcgatgagatagttttagatgagttgaataaaatattgttaaaatattatttttttaatatttttattattttaaaatttgaaaaagttgaattaatgtttattatattttgtgtaagaatctgaaaaaattgtaatgatgaaatgaaatatcatAAAATGAGGTGAAATGATTTCTGTATCGACCAAACGAGCCATGTCTTAACTTTTGagtcattttctttcctttcaatATTgtattcccttttttttttaattgaatttgtGATGAGATAATTACGTACCAATGGTAAAGGAACTGAACATTTTGCCTAAGGCAACAGAAAGTTCCTGGTAGCTTTTGTACAACTTCAAGTCTACCTTGCGTAGATACGGTGCTCCATCCATGCTAACCTTAACAAAGGCTGCAGTACTAATGCTACCGCCCTTGGTGGCTTCATCTTTACCATTCTTCTGGCCGGCGACGATGTTCTTTCGTAATGATCGGACAGGTGGCCAACCCACAACTTGTGCCCTGACATTCAAAAGTGACCgtcattataataattattcacTCAATTCTCTTGATTCCCTAGCTAAAATTCTTATCGAACATAGATAAAGCATAGAAACAAGATGCAAATATTAAGATCTAGTGATCAGTATTACAgtatttattcatcatttaatatttttttgcaaacaTCAGCTTATATTATCAGGCATGCAAACCTCatgaaagtttttgaaaaaagtgagatccgctcgaaaaaaaaaaaaaaaccaaatttttttttagtaggtccatcttttttttcaaagactTGCATGAGACTTACGCACCCT belongs to Juglans regia cultivar Chandler chromosome 8, Walnut 2.0, whole genome shotgun sequence and includes:
- the LOC108986919 gene encoding auxin-responsive protein IAA16-like, with the protein product MSCVSDAVEGDKYSMLNFEETELRLGLPGASAGAGGGNNDGEAARKRGFSETVDLKLNLSSKDSAKNEVDQEMMKEKMISPVPASNDPAKHPSKAQVVGWPPVRSLRKNIVAGQKNGKDEATKGGSISTAAFVKVSMDGAPYLRKVDLKLYKSYQELSVALGKMFSSFTIGNCGSQGILKDFMNESKLIDLLNGSEYVPAYEDKDGDWMLVGDVPWEMFVDSCKRLRIMKGSEAIGLAPRAVEKCKNRS